Proteins encoded together in one Romeriopsis navalis LEGE 11480 window:
- a CDS encoding tetratricopeptide repeat protein yields the protein MQPLDVQPAAQLSNPSAAPSGSWMDSLEIVSVVVSLGSSVALAAMQQAALATIPLSFTAALNLANRKRLMNAMAQSQQAATAQLVSQATQHQQRLDDLTQSFETRSSSVTAQFTEMQTLSTEFKQQLQALEAKDTDIETVLEKLREIDRCTQAIRTNPKAADFFFQRGQVRQSLSRMEDNRIAIEDYTQAIKLEPTFAKAYFNRGFLRAELGEKRQAGEDLRMAAKCYFDQGQMDSYAEAKQLSEQVYANTEAPTDESTSLPGNEADPVAPKLLVSDLFS from the coding sequence ATGCAACCATTAGACGTACAACCAGCCGCACAATTGTCCAATCCATCGGCCGCACCATCCGGTTCCTGGATGGATAGCCTCGAAATCGTTTCTGTGGTGGTTTCTCTCGGTAGCTCCGTCGCCTTGGCCGCAATGCAACAAGCCGCTTTAGCGACAATTCCCTTGTCCTTTACAGCCGCCCTCAATTTAGCCAATCGTAAGCGGTTGATGAATGCCATGGCACAGTCGCAACAGGCAGCAACCGCCCAACTCGTATCCCAGGCAACCCAGCATCAGCAACGCTTGGATGATTTGACTCAATCATTCGAGACACGGTCATCGTCCGTCACCGCACAGTTTACGGAGATGCAAACGCTCAGCACCGAATTTAAGCAACAACTGCAGGCGCTTGAGGCCAAAGATACGGACATTGAAACCGTCCTTGAAAAGCTACGTGAGATCGATCGTTGTACCCAAGCAATCCGCACAAATCCCAAAGCGGCTGACTTCTTCTTCCAACGGGGTCAAGTGCGCCAAAGTCTGTCCCGCATGGAAGACAACCGGATCGCGATCGAAGACTATACCCAGGCGATCAAACTGGAGCCGACTTTCGCGAAAGCCTATTTTAACCGTGGCTTCCTCCGCGCCGAATTGGGTGAAAAGCGTCAAGCCGGTGAAGATTTGCGGATGGCGGCTAAGTGCTATTTTGACCAAGGTCAAATGGATAGTTATGCCGAAGCCAAACAGTTGAGTGAGCAGGTTTACGCCAACACTGAAGCGCCAACGGATGAGTCGACCAGTCTGCCAGGCAATGAGGCAGACCCAGTGGCACCCAAATTGTTGGTGTCAGATTTATTTAGTTAA
- a CDS encoding LrgB family protein, with the protein MLDPDLAKIWVYLATSPLLGLTMTLVAYSLAHRLYVYTNYHPALNPVVTAVGCLVLCLIVTDTSYAAYFEGGKFIHFLLGPATVALAVPLHQQFAKLRRIWLPVLIALIAGVTTGALTSVAIAQLFGASYLTQLSLAPKSVTAPVAMGISEQIGGLPSLTAALVVTTGIIGALGGTQLLSLLRINDDSIRGIAMGLTAHGIGTARAFQISSEMGAFAGLAMALSALITAVMLPGLLRLIGLLV; encoded by the coding sequence ATGCTTGATCCGGATCTCGCGAAAATTTGGGTTTATCTTGCCACATCTCCCCTATTGGGGCTGACGATGACTTTAGTTGCCTACAGTTTGGCCCATCGACTCTACGTTTATACGAATTATCACCCCGCACTCAATCCTGTGGTGACAGCGGTGGGCTGTTTGGTTCTCTGTCTCATCGTGACGGATACGTCCTATGCGGCTTATTTTGAAGGCGGCAAGTTTATTCATTTTCTCCTGGGACCGGCAACGGTCGCCCTCGCTGTGCCATTACATCAACAGTTTGCGAAGTTGCGGCGGATCTGGTTGCCCGTCCTGATTGCCCTGATTGCGGGTGTCACAACTGGGGCCTTAACTTCAGTGGCGATCGCCCAACTCTTTGGGGCTAGTTACCTGACGCAATTATCCCTGGCCCCGAAATCAGTGACGGCACCGGTCGCGATGGGAATTTCCGAACAGATTGGCGGCTTGCCCTCACTTACCGCGGCATTAGTCGTCACGACGGGCATTATTGGGGCCCTCGGTGGCACACAATTATTAAGTCTGCTGCGGATTAACGATGACAGTATTCGCGGTATTGCTATGGGACTCACGGCCCATGGGATTGGCACCGCTCGCGCATTTCAGATCAGTTCGGAAATGGGCGCGTTTGCCGGGCTGGCGATGGCGCTTTCCGCCTTAATTACGGCGGTGATGTTGCCCGGGTTGCTACGGCTGATCGGACTTCTGGTCTAA